The Streptococcus pluranimalium genome contains a region encoding:
- the efp gene encoding elongation factor P: MIEASKLRAGMTFVTSDGKLIKVLDASHHKPGKGNTIMRMKLRDVRSGSTFDTTYRPDEKFEQAIIETRPAQYLYKMDDTAFFMDTESYDQYEIPVANVENELLYVLENEEVKIQFYGTEVIGVTVPTTVELTVVETQPSIKGATVTGSGKPATLETGLVVNVPDFIEVGQKLVVNTAEGTYVSRA; encoded by the coding sequence ATGATTGAAGCAAGTAAGCTTAGAGCTGGTATGACTTTTGTAACATCTGATGGCAAATTGATCAAAGTTTTGGATGCAAGTCACCACAAACCTGGTAAAGGTAACACAATCATGCGTATGAAATTGCGTGATGTTCGTTCAGGATCAACATTTGATACAACTTACCGTCCGGACGAAAAATTTGAGCAAGCTATCATTGAAACACGTCCTGCTCAATACCTTTACAAAATGGATGATACTGCCTTCTTCATGGATACTGAAAGTTACGACCAATACGAAATTCCAGTAGCAAATGTTGAAAATGAGTTGCTTTATGTTTTAGAAAATGAAGAAGTTAAAATTCAATTCTACGGAACAGAAGTTATCGGTGTAACAGTACCAACTACTGTTGAGTTGACTGTTGTTGAAACACAACCATCTATCAAAGGTGCAACTGTTACTGGTTCAGGTAAACCTGCAACGCTTGAAACAGGTCTTGTGGTTAACGTTCCAGACTTTATCGAAGTTGGTCAAAAACTTGTTGTTAACACTGCTGAAGGTACCTACGTTTCACGTGCCTAA
- a CDS encoding ParA family protein has translation MKIQTTNLDKGGGGKSSHTYNEGDWLSRIKNKRVLLIDGARECNLTHSFDVTSEKTIYDIFTTGEYEICHINDNLSLIRGDERLTDEQLDLSSRNNKYLQLFMWFSEHYDELSEQFDIILIDTHNDESLVTANFIAVSDIVLGVTDASTNGFRAWLALKKFVDFIKSEAVEVISKKSYVKAEAYLIGNKIEYYGINVTETCKQFLDVVQEDEAYLGSIQKKELVAKSLVINQSVFEQRDYMTERQKQDHQKFYDNIEYVYQNILKVLEGEDD, from the coding sequence ATGAAGATTCAAACAACAAATTTAGATAAAGGCGGCGGTGGAAAAAGTAGTCATACCTATAATGAGGGGGATTGGTTATCACGTATCAAAAATAAGCGCGTTTTGTTGATTGATGGGGCAAGAGAATGTAATTTAACGCATTCCTTCGATGTAACAAGTGAAAAGACAATTTATGATATCTTCACTACAGGAGAGTATGAGATTTGTCACATTAATGATAATCTTAGTTTGATTCGTGGAGATGAACGGCTAACTGATGAGCAGCTAGACTTATCAAGTCGAAATAATAAATATCTTCAGCTATTTATGTGGTTCAGTGAACATTATGATGAACTGTCTGAACAATTTGATATTATATTGATTGATACGCATAATGATGAAAGTCTTGTTACAGCCAATTTTATTGCTGTTTCTGATATTGTCCTGGGAGTGACAGATGCGTCTACAAATGGTTTTCGTGCTTGGCTTGCACTTAAAAAGTTTGTCGATTTTATTAAAAGTGAAGCAGTTGAAGTGATTAGCAAAAAAAGCTATGTTAAAGCAGAAGCCTATCTTATTGGAAACAAAATTGAATATTACGGAATTAATGTGACCGAGACTTGCAAACAGTTCTTGGATGTTGTTCAAGAAGATGAGGCTTACTTGGGATCTATTCAAAAGAAAGAACTAGTTGCTAAGAGTTTGGTGATTAACCAAAGTGTCTTTGAGCAACGTGACTACATGACAGAAAGACAAAAACAAGATCATCAGAAGTTTTATGATAATATAGAGTATGTCTATCAAAATATCTTAAAAGTCCTGGAAGGAGAGGATGACTAA
- a CDS encoding LacI family DNA-binding transcriptional regulator, with translation MVAKLTDVAQLAGVSPTTVSRVINKKGYLSQKTIDNVHQAMRELGYKPNNLARSLQGKSPQLVGLIFPNISNIFFAQLIEHLEIQLFEKGYKTIICNSQHNPVKEKEYLEMLAANQVDGIISSSHNLGIEDYEKVEAPIVAFDRNLAPHIPIVSSDNFEGGKLAAQLLKKAGCKHPIMITGNDNSNSPTGLRQLGFTYELGKETPVCRIPRELSTLRREMEIRSIIAKEKPDGIFTSDDLTAIQVIKVAQQMGKQIPENLKLVGYDGTDFIEQYYPQLTTIKQPIEDLSSLIVDVLIKKIAKEETSRDYILPISYSSGNTI, from the coding sequence ATGGTTGCAAAACTCACAGACGTTGCGCAGTTAGCCGGCGTTAGCCCAACGACAGTGTCTCGTGTGATTAATAAAAAAGGCTATCTTTCTCAGAAAACCATCGACAATGTCCATCAAGCCATGCGAGAACTAGGCTATAAACCAAATAATCTAGCCCGTAGTTTACAAGGGAAATCGCCCCAATTAGTAGGTTTGATTTTCCCTAATATTTCCAATATCTTCTTTGCACAACTTATAGAGCATTTAGAAATCCAACTCTTTGAAAAGGGCTATAAAACAATCATTTGTAATAGCCAACACAATCCCGTCAAAGAAAAAGAATACTTGGAAATGCTAGCAGCTAATCAAGTTGATGGGATTATCTCATCGAGCCACAATCTCGGTATTGAGGACTATGAAAAAGTTGAAGCTCCAATCGTTGCTTTCGATCGCAATCTAGCTCCTCATATCCCCATTGTCTCTTCTGATAATTTTGAAGGTGGAAAATTAGCGGCACAACTGCTTAAAAAGGCAGGCTGCAAACATCCCATCATGATTACAGGTAACGATAACTCTAATTCACCAACCGGATTACGCCAACTAGGCTTCACCTATGAACTTGGAAAAGAAACGCCTGTTTGTCGTATCCCACGTGAACTGTCTACTTTGAGAAGAGAAATGGAGATTCGCTCCATCATCGCTAAAGAAAAGCCAGATGGAATCTTTACTTCAGATGATTTAACAGCTATCCAAGTGATTAAGGTTGCCCAACAAATGGGAAAACAAATCCCTGAAAACTTAAAACTTGTTGGATATGATGGGACCGATTTTATCGAACAGTACTATCCACAGCTAACAACTATTAAGCAACCTATCGAAGATCTATCCAGTCTCATTGTCGATGTTTTAATCAAAAAAATAGCTAAAGAAGAGACTAGCCGAGACTATATCTTGCCAATAAGTTATTCAAGTGGAAATACCATCTAA
- a CDS encoding sucrose-6-phosphate hydrolase — translation MNLPTEIRYRRYEDWTENEKHKIIENKAKSPWLASYHLEPKTGLLNDPNGFSYFNGKFQLFYQNWPFGAAHGLKQWVHTESSDLVHFKETGITLEPDHAHDSHGAYSGSAYEIDSKLFLFYTGNVRDEDWVRDPLQVGAWMDKEGHIEKFEKVLIQQPQDVTEHFRDPQIFDYQGQFYAIVGAQNLDKKGFIKLYKATNNDVTNWEFVGNLEFGGTGSEYMIECPNLVFVDNKPVLLYSPQGLDKSELDYDNIYPNTYKICQSFDTENTELVGASPIYNLDYGFEAYATQGFNAPDGKVYIVSWIGLPDIDYPTDQYDYQGAMSLVKELTIKDGKLYQYPVPAMKELRSEAKPLANLDSTNNTYELEVTVPSDSKTELILFADQESNGLKITINTKEGQLLVDRSSAGQQYAIDFGRTRQCDIDPSETKLNIFVDKSIFEIFVNDGEKVFTGRVFPNQDQTGIHIQEGQISGSYFDLGV, via the coding sequence ATGAATTTACCTACAGAAATCCGCTATCGTCGTTATGAAGATTGGACAGAAAACGAAAAACATAAGATTATTGAAAACAAAGCCAAATCTCCATGGCTTGCCAGCTACCACTTAGAACCTAAAACTGGGCTTCTGAATGATCCAAATGGTTTTTCTTACTTCAATGGCAAGTTCCAACTCTTCTATCAAAACTGGCCATTTGGTGCTGCCCATGGTTTAAAACAATGGGTTCATACAGAGTCCAGTGATCTTGTCCATTTTAAAGAAACTGGAATCACTTTAGAACCTGATCACGCTCATGATAGCCATGGTGCCTATTCAGGTTCTGCTTATGAGATCGATAGCAAACTCTTCCTTTTCTATACTGGTAATGTCCGTGATGAGGATTGGGTTCGTGATCCTCTACAAGTAGGTGCCTGGATGGATAAAGAGGGGCATATCGAAAAATTCGAAAAAGTCCTGATCCAACAACCTCAAGATGTCACAGAACACTTCCGGGACCCTCAAATCTTTGACTACCAAGGTCAATTTTATGCTATTGTCGGCGCTCAAAACCTTGATAAAAAAGGCTTCATCAAATTATATAAAGCTACTAACAACGATGTTACTAACTGGGAGTTTGTTGGCAATCTCGAATTCGGCGGTACTGGTTCAGAATACATGATTGAGTGTCCAAACCTTGTCTTTGTTGATAACAAGCCAGTCCTTTTATACAGCCCTCAAGGTTTAGACAAATCTGAACTTGACTATGACAACATCTATCCCAATACTTATAAAATCTGTCAATCGTTTGACACAGAAAACACTGAACTTGTAGGTGCCTCTCCAATTTATAATCTCGACTATGGATTTGAAGCCTATGCCACGCAAGGGTTCAACGCCCCTGACGGCAAAGTTTACATCGTCAGCTGGATTGGATTACCAGACATAGACTATCCGACTGATCAATACGATTATCAGGGAGCTATGAGCTTAGTTAAGGAATTAACCATCAAAGATGGCAAGCTTTACCAATACCCTGTGCCTGCCATGAAAGAGTTGCGCTCAGAAGCAAAACCTTTAGCAAATCTTGACAGCACTAACAACACTTATGAATTGGAAGTGACTGTGCCTTCCGATTCTAAGACTGAACTTATCCTCTTCGCAGACCAAGAATCTAACGGACTAAAAATCACTATTAACACTAAAGAAGGACAATTGCTTGTCGATCGTTCCTCTGCTGGTCAACAATACGCTATTGACTTCGGTCGTACACGCCAATGTGATATCGACCCATCTGAAACGAAACTCAATATCTTTGTAGATAAATCAATCTTTGAGATTTTTGTTAATGATGGTGAAAAAGTCTTTACTGGTCGTGTCTTCCCAAATCAAGACCAAACTGGTATTCACATTCAGGAAGGACAAATTAGCGGAAGCTACTTTGATTTAGGCGTTTAA
- a CDS encoding ISLre2 family transposase, with the protein MAAFDERQLKEQLIAQNASDFYDFISKYDEEMVPIMKARRYTCIHSMERTVAFTFGEFTYRRRRWKKGDKWVVPVDEKLGLKKNVRFSWEFMYQIARLSSMMPYEKVIQVIQMTYYITITKPTVVQAVKLCDRLLEERDAYRFYENGDYQERVKIDIIYIEGDGVMVKARDTDTDNKNYDLSHFVVHTGSHKVGSNRFELKDKKEFVGLDNRLVRDQVLDYLYNNYDITENTILITNSDGGHGYTPYVFKEMAKALRVKRHEHFWDEYHINQNIKTFFKSYSDELRDGAFQAIKEHNKEKLRTVLDTTESLILTEEEMAEFEKIKRKLLNNFQYTKPAELRGLSHAGIGIMESQHRKITYRMKKRGMYWTVWGSETMSRIIVLNYENQLRDLFFGTWREEYQKMIELENVSAGSIKIKLNQIEREYKLHHLKKRERKQGLRFNK; encoded by the coding sequence ATGGCAGCCTTTGATGAACGACAGCTAAAAGAACAACTTATTGCTCAAAATGCATCTGATTTTTATGATTTTATTAGTAAATATGATGAAGAAATGGTTCCCATTATGAAGGCTAGAAGATATACTTGCATTCATTCTATGGAGCGAACAGTAGCTTTTACGTTTGGAGAATTCACCTACCGCCGTCGCCGATGGAAAAAAGGAGATAAGTGGGTAGTTCCAGTCGATGAAAAGTTAGGGCTCAAAAAGAATGTAAGATTCTCTTGGGAATTTATGTATCAAATTGCTAGACTATCATCAATGATGCCTTATGAGAAAGTCATCCAGGTTATTCAGATGACCTATTATATTACTATTACGAAACCTACCGTAGTTCAAGCTGTTAAGCTTTGTGATCGTTTACTGGAGGAACGAGACGCTTATCGATTCTATGAGAATGGCGACTATCAAGAAAGAGTTAAAATAGATATTATCTATATTGAAGGCGATGGAGTGATGGTAAAAGCCCGTGACACTGATACAGATAATAAGAACTACGACTTGTCTCATTTTGTCGTACATACAGGCAGTCATAAGGTTGGAAGTAATCGATTTGAATTGAAAGATAAGAAAGAGTTTGTTGGATTGGATAATCGTTTAGTTAGAGATCAAGTGTTAGATTATCTTTATAATAATTATGATATAACTGAAAATACAATACTTATTACTAATTCAGATGGAGGTCATGGATACACTCCATATGTTTTTAAGGAGATGGCTAAGGCTTTGAGAGTCAAACGTCACGAACATTTTTGGGATGAGTATCATATTAATCAAAATATAAAAACTTTCTTTAAATCTTATTCAGATGAACTGAGAGATGGTGCTTTTCAGGCAATCAAAGAACATAATAAAGAAAAGTTACGTACTGTTTTAGATACGACAGAATCATTGATATTAACTGAAGAGGAGATGGCGGAGTTTGAAAAAATTAAGCGCAAGCTTCTTAACAATTTTCAATACACTAAACCAGCTGAATTAAGGGGCCTTAGCCATGCAGGAATAGGTATTATGGAGTCTCAGCATCGTAAAATAACGTACAGAATGAAAAAGAGGGGGATGTATTGGACTGTTTGGGGCTCGGAGACAATGAGCCGTATTATTGTTCTTAACTATGAAAATCAACTTAGAGATTTATTTTTTGGCACCTGGAGAGAGGAATATCAAAAAATGATTGAATTAGAGAATGTTTCTGCCGGTTCTATTAAAATCAAGCTTAATCAGATTGAACGAGAATATAAGTTGCATCATTTGAAAAAGCGAGAACGAAAGCAAGGGTTACGATTTAATAAATAG
- a CDS encoding replication initiator protein A, giving the protein MAYLSTLSDLDPQLINLDSEQVYVPKVLFENEDFKGLNHKGILVYSFLLNRLREPFDFIQKGYDENGNTYVNFKVEDLCELLNQSKQTIISLKKQLCHYGLIEEVKAGNGQPNRIYLTDKLAHYIWG; this is encoded by the coding sequence ATGGCATATTTATCAACATTATCTGACTTAGACCCACAACTAATTAATTTAGATTCTGAACAAGTATATGTCCCTAAAGTTCTCTTTGAAAATGAGGATTTTAAGGGTTTAAACCATAAGGGAATTTTGGTGTACTCTTTTCTTTTAAATCGACTAAGAGAACCGTTTGATTTTATCCAAAAAGGATATGATGAAAATGGGAATACCTATGTCAATTTTAAAGTTGAAGATTTGTGTGAACTTCTGAATCAGAGTAAGCAAACCATCATTTCTTTAAAGAAGCAGTTATGTCACTACGGACTGATAGAAGAAGTCAAAGCAGGTAATGGACAGCCTAATCGTATCTATTTGACTGATAAATTAGCTCATTATATTTGGGGGTAA
- the nusB gene encoding transcription antitermination factor NusB, translated as MSKTSSFTGSRRDLRERAFQALFSMEFGGGFLQASESAYLHDKEVDSDGTLEVPAFLLNLVNGVVDHKDELDALISEKLRKGWSLERLTLTDKTMLRLGLYEIKYFDETPDRVALNEIIEIAKKYSDETSAKFINGVLSQFVND; from the coding sequence ATGAGCAAAACTAGTAGTTTTACTGGCTCAAGACGTGACCTCCGCGAGCGTGCTTTTCAAGCCCTTTTTAGCATGGAGTTTGGTGGTGGCTTTTTACAAGCCTCTGAATCTGCCTATTTGCATGATAAAGAGGTAGACAGTGATGGAACACTTGAAGTGCCAGCTTTCTTATTGAATCTGGTAAATGGTGTTGTAGACCACAAAGATGAGTTAGACGCCTTGATTTCAGAAAAGTTACGTAAGGGTTGGTCACTTGAACGCCTAACTTTAACGGACAAGACCATGCTTCGTCTTGGCTTGTATGAGATCAAGTACTTTGATGAAACACCCGATCGTGTTGCTTTAAACGAAATCATTGAGATTGCTAAGAAGTACTCAGACGAAACATCAGCTAAATTTATCAATGGCGTATTGAGCCAGTTTGTAAATGATTGA
- a CDS encoding Asp23/Gls24 family envelope stress response protein — translation MITENIGEIVISPRVLEVITGIAATKVDGVHSLHNKKAADTLSKASLGRGVYLKNDESGDVVADIYVYLQYGVNVPAVSIAVQKAVKTAVYDMAEVTVAQVNVHVVGIVPEKTPKPDLNSLFSEDFLNEQN, via the coding sequence ATGATTACTGAAAATATTGGTGAAATTGTTATTTCACCACGCGTATTGGAAGTTATTACTGGGATTGCTGCAACTAAGGTTGATGGTGTTCACTCATTGCACAACAAAAAAGCAGCTGATACGCTAAGTAAAGCGAGTCTTGGTCGTGGTGTTTACTTGAAGAATGACGAGAGCGGTGATGTTGTTGCTGATATCTATGTTTATCTTCAATATGGTGTCAATGTGCCAGCTGTTTCTATTGCCGTACAAAAAGCTGTTAAAACAGCGGTTTATGATATGGCTGAAGTAACAGTTGCCCAAGTAAATGTTCATGTAGTTGGAATTGTCCCTGAAAAGACACCAAAACCTGATTTGAACAGTCTTTTCAGCGAGGATTTTTTGAATGAGCAAAACTAG
- a CDS encoding CHAP domain-containing protein translates to MKKIVFLKVIAPLVSLLFVISIGVTILAGVLGTVSSSQRNCTTEVARATSTESSISSGDASIDSFVKEHKEAYILSWKAGGFLPSASITQTMIENGFNFSNPNGTSFWKAHNMGGVKTSSRSNFPVTIATYGEDSVDLSGTKPGANVGDGTGGAYTWFSSYDAGIVGKAEFMAHQTLYNKAINNIDGVATLSAIADGGWATDGTYKTKLIDMYHKLGKQYEWLDKEAISAHGDKPYKASTVSAGNNSTSDTFTSSSKDCSDSSSGDATDGTGKVPTDATAWGYSPDNIPDSLRQYIIDPKKHGLIYAGSGWVENSGQCVDLTVSLGNRLWGHSGTVIGNGKDQAAAWARIFGNSVKTTPKKGAIFSTQNGGGGYGHTGIVCHVFENGSILIVEQNTPLLGADFFHKPNTWNYRIWTPEQQKAEITTFAYPDGQEPKL, encoded by the coding sequence ATGAAAAAAATAGTTTTCTTGAAAGTCATTGCCCCTCTAGTCTCTTTATTATTTGTTATAAGTATAGGTGTTACTATATTAGCGGGGGTGTTAGGAACCGTAAGTAGTTCACAAAGGAATTGTACGACTGAAGTTGCGAGAGCTACCTCTACAGAATCATCTATATCTTCAGGTGATGCGTCTATCGATTCGTTTGTCAAGGAACATAAAGAGGCTTATATTCTTTCCTGGAAAGCAGGAGGATTTTTACCGTCAGCGTCAATTACACAGACAATGATTGAAAATGGCTTTAACTTCTCTAATCCCAATGGAACCTCATTTTGGAAGGCTCACAACATGGGAGGAGTTAAAACCTCTAGCAGGAGCAATTTCCCAGTAACTATTGCAACCTATGGTGAGGATAGTGTTGACCTATCTGGGACTAAACCAGGAGCTAATGTTGGTGATGGAACTGGAGGTGCATATACATGGTTCTCTAGCTATGATGCTGGTATTGTAGGTAAAGCAGAGTTTATGGCTCACCAAACTCTCTATAATAAGGCTATTAATAATATTGACGGTGTGGCCACACTAAGTGCAATTGCGGATGGTGGCTGGGCGACAGATGGTACTTATAAAACTAAGCTGATTGATATGTATCATAAGCTTGGTAAACAGTATGAATGGCTGGATAAAGAAGCAATTAGTGCACATGGGGACAAGCCTTATAAGGCATCAACAGTTTCTGCTGGTAATAATAGTACATCTGATACTTTTACAAGTAGCAGCAAGGATTGTAGTGATTCTTCTTCAGGTGATGCTACTGACGGGACAGGAAAAGTTCCAACTGATGCAACAGCTTGGGGGTATAGTCCTGATAATATTCCAGATAGTCTGAGACAGTATATTATTGATCCCAAAAAACATGGGTTAATTTATGCAGGTAGTGGCTGGGTAGAAAATTCAGGACAATGTGTTGATTTGACAGTTAGCTTGGGGAATAGGCTGTGGGGGCATTCTGGAACAGTTATTGGTAACGGTAAAGATCAGGCGGCTGCATGGGCTAGAATATTTGGAAATAGTGTTAAAACAACACCGAAAAAAGGCGCCATCTTTTCGACGCAAAATGGCGGTGGCGGTTATGGACATACAGGAATTGTTTGTCATGTTTTTGAAAATGGTTCAATTCTTATTGTAGAACAGAATACACCATTATTAGGAGCTGACTTTTTCCATAAACCTAACACTTGGAATTACCGTATCTGGACCCCTGAGCAACAAAAAGCAGAAATAACAACTTTTGCCTACCCAGATGGTCAAGAACCTAAACTTTGA